Proteins encoded within one genomic window of Acidimicrobiales bacterium:
- a CDS encoding SDR family NAD(P)-dependent oxidoreductase — translation MTGGAGGLGGATVRRLVEVGVGVAIFDRDVDRGTALAKELGDTVVAVGGDVNEDDDVAAAIDAARSVGSFSLVVNVAGGGVGGGRTVGRDGAPHDKDAFTGTMAMNAFGTFNVTRLAAAAMAGNEPDEHGQRGVVVNTASIAGLEGQTGQLAYAAAKAAILGMTLPLARDLAALGIRVCAIAPGTMGTPVMLGVPDQLKDHLVSSIVFPKRMGRPEEFALLVESIARNPYLNGENIRLDGALRFPPK, via the coding sequence GTGACCGGCGGAGCGGGAGGGCTGGGCGGGGCGACCGTCCGCCGGCTCGTCGAGGTCGGAGTCGGCGTGGCCATCTTCGACCGCGACGTCGACCGGGGGACCGCCCTCGCCAAGGAGCTCGGTGACACGGTGGTGGCGGTCGGCGGCGACGTGAACGAGGACGACGACGTCGCCGCGGCGATCGACGCCGCCCGCTCCGTCGGCTCGTTCTCGCTGGTGGTGAACGTCGCCGGCGGGGGCGTCGGGGGAGGGCGGACCGTCGGGCGCGACGGCGCGCCCCACGACAAGGACGCCTTCACCGGCACCATGGCGATGAACGCGTTCGGCACGTTCAACGTGACGCGCCTCGCCGCCGCGGCGATGGCCGGCAACGAGCCCGACGAGCACGGCCAGCGGGGGGTCGTGGTCAACACGGCGTCGATCGCCGGCCTCGAGGGCCAGACCGGCCAGCTCGCCTACGCGGCGGCCAAGGCCGCGATCCTCGGCATGACGCTGCCCCTGGCCCGCGACCTCGCCGCGCTGGGGATCCGCGTGTGCGCGATCGCCCCCGGGACGATGGGCACGCCGGTCATGCTCGGCGTGCCGGATCAGCTCAAGGACCACCTCGTCAGCAGCATCGTCTTCCCGAAGCGCATGGGGCGGCCCGAGGAGTTCGCCCTCCTGGTCGAGTCGATCGCACGAAACCCCTACCTGAACGGGGAGAACATCCGGCTGGACGGCGCCCTGCGCTTCCCGCCGAAGTGA
- a CDS encoding thiolase family protein has translation MGEAVIVSTARTAIGTAFKGSLVDVDAFELGTRAVAEAVRRSGVDPELIDDVVLGESLYGGGDVARYAAIEAGLEHVPGLAHNRHCAAGLAAVTTAAATIRAGMDRVVVAGGVQSSSTSPRSVRRTPGSDDWGDWMSPTHRDRPTAPNMDMSITVGWNAAVEANVTREEMDAWALRSHQRAVAGIDAGSFAAETFPLEVVGRDGTTSTFAVDEHPRRDTSMDKLASLKPLHPEIEGFSITAGNACGTNDGAAAMVVADRVLAESLGLPVLAEVRAWASVGVPPERTGLAPTIAIPKALDRAGLAVDDVSLWEINEAFASMCVATTRVLGIDEEIVNVLGSGCSLGHPVAMTGARMVITLAHELQRRGGGIGVAAMCAGGGMSTALVLDVAAS, from the coding sequence ATGGGTGAAGCGGTGATCGTCTCCACGGCGCGAACTGCCATCGGGACGGCGTTCAAGGGTTCGCTCGTCGACGTCGACGCGTTCGAGCTGGGCACCCGGGCCGTGGCCGAGGCGGTGCGTCGGTCCGGGGTCGACCCGGAGCTCATCGACGACGTGGTGCTGGGCGAGTCGCTCTACGGCGGTGGCGACGTCGCCCGCTACGCCGCGATCGAGGCCGGTCTGGAGCACGTGCCCGGCCTCGCCCACAACCGGCACTGCGCGGCAGGGCTCGCCGCGGTCACCACCGCTGCCGCCACGATCCGGGCGGGGATGGACCGGGTCGTGGTCGCCGGGGGAGTGCAGTCCTCGTCCACGTCGCCCCGCTCGGTCCGCCGCACCCCCGGCAGCGACGACTGGGGCGACTGGATGTCGCCCACCCACCGCGACCGGCCGACGGCCCCGAACATGGACATGTCGATCACCGTCGGCTGGAACGCCGCTGTGGAGGCGAACGTCACCCGCGAGGAGATGGACGCCTGGGCGCTGCGGTCGCACCAGCGGGCGGTGGCCGGCATCGACGCCGGCAGCTTCGCGGCGGAGACCTTCCCGCTCGAGGTGGTGGGCCGCGATGGCACCACGTCGACGTTCGCGGTCGACGAGCACCCGCGGCGTGACACGAGCATGGACAAGCTGGCGTCGCTGAAGCCGCTGCACCCCGAGATCGAGGGCTTCAGCATCACCGCCGGCAACGCCTGCGGAACGAACGACGGCGCCGCCGCCATGGTCGTCGCCGACCGGGTGCTCGCCGAGTCGCTGGGCCTCCCGGTGCTGGCCGAGGTGCGGGCCTGGGCGTCGGTCGGGGTGCCTCCCGAGCGGACCGGGCTGGCGCCGACGATCGCGATCCCGAAGGCGCTCGACCGTGCCGGCCTGGCGGTCGACGACGTGTCGCTCTGGGAGATCAACGAGGCCTTCGCGTCGATGTGCGTCGCGACGACCCGGGTCCTCGGGATCGACGAGGAGATCGTCAACGTGCTGGGCAGCGGCTGCAGCCTCGGGCACCCGGTCGCCATGACCGGAGCACGGATGGTGATCACCCTCGCCCACGAGCTGCAGCGACGAGGCGGAGGCATCGGCGTCGCCGCGATGTGCGCCGGCGGCGGCATGTCGACCGCCCTCGTGCTCGACGTGGCGGCGTCGTGA
- a CDS encoding ABC transporter substrate-binding protein → MSTNHSGAVWSRLLAALVMLSLAAAACGNSDDDSDSGDSGGDDGQQADSGDDSSPSGAVPGVTADEIRFSVFGTRTNNPTGACILDCFVDGINAYFAFRNDEGGVHGRDMVLTTELDDELSKNQEKALEIVSADDTFAAFSATQLANGWHDVAEAGIPLYVWGIHSAELNGQQGIFANNGVICGKCSSRSVPYVGTLLDATKVASMGYGVSQASKDCAGAVVDSVELYGDETGQEVGFFNDDLAFGLPNGIAPEVSLMKQADVDFVTACFDLNGMKTLAQEMERQGMGDVPMLHPNTYDQNFVAEAGDLFEGDMVQVGFRPFEADAGDTGLADFQSWMEETGSEPTEVAMVGWINADLAYQGLLAAGEGFDRAGVIEATNAITDYSATGLVNPIDWSRQHDAPTEDDPAAHGYVQECYSYVQVEDGEFHPVGDESKPFACWDNSDLDWSEPEPTNFG, encoded by the coding sequence ATGTCCACGAACCACTCGGGTGCCGTGTGGAGTCGACTGCTGGCCGCCCTGGTCATGCTGTCGCTGGCTGCCGCGGCCTGCGGGAACTCCGACGACGACAGCGACAGCGGCGACAGCGGCGGCGACGACGGGCAGCAGGCCGACTCGGGCGACGACAGCTCCCCGAGCGGCGCCGTGCCCGGCGTGACCGCCGACGAGATCCGCTTCTCGGTGTTCGGCACGAGGACGAACAACCCGACCGGGGCGTGCATCCTCGACTGCTTCGTCGACGGGATCAACGCCTACTTCGCCTTCCGCAACGACGAGGGCGGGGTCCACGGCCGCGACATGGTCCTCACGACCGAGCTGGACGACGAGCTCTCCAAGAACCAGGAGAAGGCCCTGGAGATCGTGTCGGCGGACGACACGTTCGCGGCGTTCAGCGCCACCCAGCTGGCCAACGGGTGGCACGACGTCGCCGAGGCCGGCATCCCGCTCTACGTGTGGGGCATCCACTCCGCCGAGCTGAACGGGCAGCAGGGCATCTTCGCCAACAACGGTGTGATCTGCGGGAAGTGCTCCTCGCGCTCCGTCCCGTACGTCGGCACGCTCCTCGACGCGACGAAGGTCGCCTCGATGGGCTACGGCGTCAGCCAGGCCTCGAAGGACTGCGCGGGCGCGGTGGTCGACTCCGTGGAGCTGTACGGCGACGAGACGGGCCAGGAGGTCGGCTTCTTCAACGACGACCTCGCCTTCGGGCTCCCCAACGGCATCGCCCCCGAGGTCAGCCTCATGAAGCAGGCCGACGTCGACTTCGTCACGGCGTGCTTCGACCTCAACGGCATGAAGACCCTCGCCCAGGAGATGGAGCGCCAGGGGATGGGCGACGTGCCGATGCTGCACCCCAACACGTACGACCAGAACTTCGTCGCCGAGGCGGGCGACCTGTTCGAGGGCGACATGGTCCAGGTCGGCTTCCGGCCGTTCGAGGCCGACGCGGGCGACACCGGTCTGGCCGACTTCCAGAGCTGGATGGAGGAGACCGGGAGCGAGCCCACGGAGGTGGCGATGGTGGGTTGGATCAACGCCGACCTCGCCTACCAGGGGCTGCTCGCCGCCGGCGAGGGCTTCGACCGGGCCGGCGTCATCGAGGCCACCAACGCGATCACGGACTACTCGGCCACCGGCCTCGTCAACCCGATCGACTGGTCGCGCCAGCACGACGCACCCACCGAGGACGACCCGGCGGCGCACGGATATGTGCAGGAGTGCTACTCCTACGTGCAGGTCGAGGACGGGGAGTTCCACCCCGTCGGCGACGAGTCGAAGCCGTTCGCCTGCTGGGACAACAGCGACCTCGACTGGTCCGAGCCCGAGCCCACCAACTTCGGCTGA
- a CDS encoding ABC transporter permease, whose product MALAASVASDLFTAILQGTPPGTVYALIALGFVLTYKTSGVFNLAFGAQAYVSAVMYFKTHTEWGWAIVPSLVVSVLVLAPLVGLVLERLIFRHLRTASAVAKLVVTIGLTVALPNLFDLVTNFEAIAGVTPVGIVPDGASVFYNPFGNYAFSRNELVAMAIAVVAMAGLGGLFRFSGIGLRMRAVVESPRLTELDGIAADRVSAFAWALSSLFAGMAGVLIAPRFNTLSAGDFFNLVVVAVAAAAVGRLVSLPWALVGGLGLGIVIAVLNTFLPRWSEDVTWLRPLQDNLTPAIPFVVLFVVLVAVPSIRRTREAGDPLAGVDPPPPSLVSATRDARRTLVTRIAGTTFLLVVGVVLFTRGDDVWIFLVTQAVVLSIVYLSITVITGFAGQISLCQGTFGAIGAFTVFQLVDRYDVSVLAAALIGAVIAAVVGAVLSLPIRQLSGIWVAIATLAFAFFFDAVMIKFSWVGGSDTALLQGTKVPRPVIGPWDMGDDKSFLVLALVVLVVVAAAVIRIREGTIGRTLRALRGSEVAAQSIGISPARARLTAFAISGFIAGLGGAMLAMHQENVNYGNNFAPFAALFWVVLVVTLGARTVEGAVNAGAAFSLFDTLILKGTIFGWILRSPDRIPGIFPISPKWRFVLFGLGALQFARHPEGLIEASKQRSAARAERRRAAKETAGPPPAEPSPPVAVEETVS is encoded by the coding sequence ATGGCACTTGCCGCATCGGTCGCATCGGACCTCTTCACGGCCATCCTGCAGGGGACGCCGCCCGGGACGGTCTACGCGCTGATCGCGCTCGGCTTCGTCCTGACCTACAAGACCTCCGGCGTCTTCAACCTGGCCTTCGGGGCCCAGGCGTACGTCTCGGCGGTCATGTACTTCAAGACGCACACCGAGTGGGGCTGGGCCATCGTGCCCTCGCTCGTTGTGTCGGTGCTCGTCCTCGCCCCGCTCGTCGGGCTCGTCCTGGAGCGGCTCATCTTCCGGCACCTGCGGACGGCCTCCGCGGTGGCCAAGCTCGTGGTGACCATCGGCCTGACGGTGGCGCTGCCGAACCTGTTCGACCTCGTCACGAACTTCGAGGCGATCGCCGGGGTGACGCCCGTCGGCATCGTCCCCGACGGGGCGAGCGTGTTCTACAACCCCTTCGGCAACTACGCCTTCAGTCGCAACGAGCTCGTGGCGATGGCGATCGCAGTGGTCGCGATGGCGGGGCTGGGCGGGTTGTTCCGCTTCAGCGGGATCGGCCTGCGGATGCGGGCCGTCGTCGAGAGCCCGCGCCTGACCGAGCTCGACGGCATCGCCGCCGACCGGGTCTCGGCCTTCGCGTGGGCCCTGTCGTCGCTGTTCGCGGGCATGGCCGGGGTGCTCATCGCCCCCCGGTTCAACACGCTCTCCGCCGGCGACTTCTTCAACCTCGTCGTGGTCGCCGTGGCGGCCGCGGCGGTCGGGCGCCTGGTGAGCCTGCCGTGGGCGCTCGTCGGTGGCCTCGGCCTCGGCATCGTCATCGCCGTGCTCAACACGTTCCTCCCCCGCTGGAGCGAGGACGTGACGTGGCTGCGGCCGCTGCAGGACAACCTGACGCCGGCGATCCCGTTCGTCGTGCTCTTCGTCGTGCTCGTGGCGGTGCCGAGCATCCGGCGCACCCGCGAGGCGGGCGACCCCCTGGCCGGCGTCGACCCGCCCCCGCCGTCGCTGGTCTCGGCGACGAGGGACGCCCGGCGGACGCTGGTGACCCGCATCGCCGGCACCACGTTCCTGCTGGTCGTGGGCGTCGTCCTGTTCACGCGGGGCGACGACGTGTGGATCTTCCTGGTGACCCAGGCCGTCGTGCTGTCGATCGTCTACCTGTCGATCACCGTCATCACCGGCTTCGCCGGCCAGATCTCGCTCTGCCAGGGGACCTTCGGCGCCATCGGCGCGTTCACGGTGTTCCAGCTCGTCGACCGCTACGACGTCTCCGTCCTGGCCGCGGCGCTGATCGGTGCCGTGATCGCGGCGGTCGTCGGTGCGGTGCTGTCGCTGCCGATCCGCCAGCTCAGCGGCATCTGGGTGGCGATCGCGACCCTGGCGTTCGCGTTCTTCTTCGACGCGGTGATGATCAAGTTCTCGTGGGTGGGCGGCAGCGACACGGCGCTGCTCCAGGGCACGAAGGTCCCCCGGCCGGTGATCGGCCCGTGGGACATGGGCGACGACAAGTCGTTCCTCGTCCTGGCCCTCGTCGTGCTGGTGGTCGTGGCGGCGGCCGTGATCCGGATCCGCGAGGGGACCATCGGCCGGACGCTGCGGGCGCTGCGCGGCAGCGAGGTGGCGGCGCAGTCGATCGGCATCTCGCCCGCCCGGGCCCGCCTCACGGCGTTCGCCATCTCGGGGTTCATCGCCGGGCTCGGCGGCGCCATGCTGGCGATGCACCAGGAGAACGTGAACTACGGGAACAACTTCGCCCCCTTCGCGGCGCTGTTCTGGGTGGTCCTCGTGGTGACGCTCGGTGCCCGCACCGTCGAGGGGGCCGTCAACGCCGGGGCCGCGTTCTCGCTCTTCGACACGCTGATCCTGAAGGGCACGATCTTCGGCTGGATCCTGCGGAGCCCCGACCGCATCCCCGGCATCTTCCCGATCTCGCCCAAGTGGCGGTTCGTGCTGTTCGGCCTGGGCGCCCTCCAGTTCGCCCGCCATCCCGAGGGCCTGATCGAGGCCAGCAAGCAACGGTCCGCGGCGCGTGCCGAGCGACGGCGCGCCGCGAAGGAGACGGCCGGGCCACCACCCGCCGAGCCGTCGCCGCCGGTCGCCGTGGAGGAGACGGTCTCGTGA